The window taattttaagccattttaatttcaaaaatttataatattaaacatatattatatttttaaattaataacaatttcaattaatttttaacaaaTCAATATAATCTAAACAAATTTTATTatcaacttttatttattttatttatattatttttataaattatatattttaattggacacttcatttaataaaaaaaattgaacccTCCTATTTTGAATTTCTACCCTCGACACGGGCAACGATTAGGTTATCAAGAAAACCATCATATTCAaacctaattaatatttttaaaacttgaaTCCGTTCTAaactcgattaaaatttattatcgaTTACTCAAACTTATCATAAACCCGATTATTATTATTCGAAAAATACTAgcacttatttaattttatatattttaaataataagttgcataaaaatttatttttattaataaattttattttaaaaatttaataattttataaaatatttaaattctattttattgaaaataaaaatataaaatcattCTCTACTTTTTTAAGGTTTAATTTCGTTTCTACCGTCTAAATTAATCATTAACTTTTTGTAATTATATCCCCTAGTGAGAACTTAATTAACAAATGAAGGACTCCACAACTGCATACTTAATGGTGATAGAACAATATATGGTGCATAATTAATTAACTATAGATTATAGTTACTTGAGTTTAAGATCTTATAATTAAAATCTCAAATTATAGAGGACTCTACAACTGCCACAAAAGATATATAACGGAGACATCAGGTTTATGAACCCACCTTCTCTTTCTAGTATCcagttaaattatttctattTTTTGATTTTATACTACAAAAGTTGTCCCCATgagagaaaatttaaatatttcttaatTAATGAGGCGATGGGTTCTTTCGCGTAAGCCCCTCTGATGTTGATGGGATTCCAACTGTTTTTAGCTCTGCACCTGTATAATATAAAAACTAATTATGGAACCTTTAAACTTTCCAGCCAAGAACTTAAAATgccaaaatgataataaaaaactTCACTCAATTTCTGGAAAGGACTTGATaattaaaaccttaatttctGGGAAGTATTTGATAATAAAAACCTTACTTTAAAAATATTTGTTAATACATTTATTTCCTCTACTTTTGTATTTGTATGAAATGATACATGACCTGTAGTTTTAATCTATACTCAtgcatatattaaaattatatatcaaGTTGTTAAAATTGTCTATGTTCTTTCTctattcttttatttattatcatGGACTTGTTACATTGTTTGTTCATCTTATTGTTTTAGGCCTGAATCCCAACTATGTGAAGAAGTCGCTGACAGCTTTCTGAAGGAATTGTTTTCCAGATCGTATGCTGATTCTATGGGCTTAGTTGGGATTGATTCACATGTTGATAAAATTATGTCATTGTTATGTATTGAGCCAACAAACATTCGGGTAATAGGAATTTGGGGAATGGGTGGTATTGGAAAGACGCTGAAATTCTATTTAGTCGAATATGTAATCAATTTGATTGCTTTTGCTTTCTTCGCAATGTTAGGGAAAAATCAGAAAAATATGGGCTAGTTGATTTAAGAAAAAGCTTTTTTTCGCAACTCTTGGGGATTGAAATTAGAAATCTAGAAATGCTCAGTGTGGTACCCACTTTCATTAAGGATTCACTTAATCGGAAGAAAGTTCTTGCTGTTCTTGATGATGTTAATGATCCAGAACAACTAGAAGCTTTAGCTATAAATGATGATGATAGTTTTGGGCTGGGAAGTAGAATCATTTTAATAAGCCGAGACAAACAAGTCCTTAGCAGTGCTGAAAAGATATATGAGGTTAAGGGATTGGATTGTAGCGATGCTCTTCAGCTGTTAAGTATGAAAGCCTTCAAACAAAACCATCCTCCGGTGGAATATACAGAGTTGTCCAAAAGGGTAGAAACTTATTGTAAAGGTGTTCCACTAGCTCTCAAGGTTTTGGGTTCCTATTTGTGCAGAAGGACTTCTAAAGAATGGGAAAGTGCATTGAATAAACTGAAGGTATCTCGTTACTGCAACATTCTGAAAgtcttaaaaataagttataaTGCTTTAGATAGAACGGAAAAGAGCATATTTCTAGATATTGCATGTTTCTTCAAAGGATATGACAAAAGCTGGGTAGAAGATTTATTAGACGATTGGGCAATAATTCGTCTAATGGATCAGTGTCTCATAACTATTGTGCATGGCAAGCTAGAGATGCACGATTTGATAGTGGAAACGGGTCAAGATATTGCTCGGCGGAAGGGTAACCGATTATGGATTTCTACAGATATCTGTCAAATGTTGGCCACAAATGATAATAAGGTAAGTAAGAGAATTAATTCTATAAAAActttataatatcatttattagaTTTTTCTTATCTAAATCTGATTTACTATGAATTTAAGATACTAGATATATAATGGGATTCAATTATTAAATGCATGGATCCCATGTGTTTGTATCTTCAATTCATAATAAATTAGGTCTAGATAAGAATTTCTCTCATTTAAAGGAAAAATTACTGAGTCTTGATATATAAAATTCCTATGCCTTTGAATTGTTAATTGTTAGGCAAAGAAAGTAGTTGAAGGCCTATTTTTGGACATCTCTACAATTGGAAGGGTATATTTGAATCCTGCCGTGTTCTCAAGAATGCACAACTTGAGATTGCTCAAATTTTACTGGAGTTCCTGGTTAAAGAAGGAAGGTACTGGCTTCATATTTGAATCTAGCAGATCAGATTGTCTAAAAAGTCTTCCTAACAAGTTGAGATTAATTCATTGGGAAGAATACCCTTTCAAGTCTTTGCCATTAAATTTTTCCATGGAAAACCTTGTCCACCTCATCATGCCATGTAGCGAAGTTGAAGAGCTCTGGAATGGATCTACGGTAAGCTTTACATATATATCTgtctttgttttcatttttttcctttataatttcatcaattaaaaattttattgctAAGCCCCTagatttaaacaaaaaaaaaaaaaaaacaattttagagttcaccaatctaaaaattttaagatattttaagtaattttttttcttataacttTGTAAATAACTTACTgaatttattgaatagaaaatcttAGGGTGTTAACTATATTATAGTCATAATTGTATATTATTGAGTAAAATTTTGGTTAACAAATCCTACATACTCATACCATATGTGGTtaatataatttctttttttttttcctttagtaAAGAGCTGATCATATCATATGATTTAGAAGGGctaatgatttaatttaattattagaaagttTCTCTACTACAATTCTAATCTAATCTAAAACTTAGTATGTATAAGAATGTCCACGGTGTTGGATTTAGGCTTTAAAGGAAAAGTatgtttatataaaataattaatttaattgaaaaatataaaGGAACATATTTATCTTtgcacataataataataataataataataataataataataataattattattattattattattattattattattatttaaaaaaaaattagatctaACTGAACTTTTAAATATaacactttttttttatttagaaaaaattcatttacaaatatgaaaatgttttctaacATTaaattaatgtattgttgccaccTATATAgtctaaaaaaatataataaaaataaataatttcattaCATTTTTgtaaattgattatttatttcttataattaatgtaaatatttgtagctaaaaaaatatatcagttaaaatataattatgctttttatttacttaattaaaatttcaattttaactaAAGATAAATTTTACTTTGAAAGTgcatattaaaattatgaaaaatggataggaaaaaatgatataatatttttatgttattatgaatgataaaaaaaattatgagctGCCCCTCCTTGCATGCCACTGACTGTCTATATATGGGCTTTCTGAGAATTTATAGTTAAAAATTATTTCGTGTATTTGTGTTATGCAGTGTTTGCCGAACTTAAAATCTCTTAATCTTACTTGGTCAACGCATCTGAAAATACTCCCTGATTTTTCTATGATGACAAACCTGGAAAAGATAAATTTTTATGGTTGTGAGAGTTTGATTGAGATTCCATCATCCATTCAGTGCCTGGAAAGACTCCATTATCTTGATCTAGGTCAGTGCAAAAAGTTGATAAGTCTTCCACAAATGCCGAGAGGCATAAAATATTTAGATCTTTCTGGGTCTGGAGTGGAAGAGTGGTCTCCGTCATCTATCCAATTTTTTGACAATCATGTGTTCGTAAATATTTCCCATTGCGAAAACCTTAGAAGTCTTCCAAGAATTATATATTGCAATACTTTTTCAGCACTTGATATCAGGTTCTGCCCAAATCTCATCATGGCTCCGCAGATTATGGAAATGCTCAACGGTCTCCCAAATAGCACTTGCGAATTGAAAggctctgcgattctgagtcttcGTGGCTGTTCAAATCTTGAGAAATTGCCTCCCTTATTTGGTTTACTCTCTTTAAAATATCTGGATCTAGATGGCACTGCACTTGTAGAAATTCCCCTGACATTGTTTCTTTGTCATCATTAGAATTACTGTCTCTACGTGATGCTCCAATAGAAGAATTGCCGTCATCAATTGGTTGTCTCTCTTCACTTGTTAGTTTGAATTTGCAGAGATGTAAAAAGCTTAAGAGTCTCCCAAACAgcatttgtgaattgaaatgtCTTAAGACTCTACTTCTCAGCGGCTGTTCAAATCTAGAGAAATTGCCTCCTTTATATGGTTTATGCTCCTTAAAGAATCTATATCTGGATGGCACTGCACTCGTAAAAATTCCCCTTGACATTTTCTCTTTATTATCATTGCGAGTATTGTTTCTAAATGATACTCCAATAGAAGAATTGCCGTCATCAATTGGTtatgaattgaatttttgtaaTTGCGTAAATTTGGACCAAAATGCACGTGGCACCATTATGGCAGATGCTATCCAGAGAATTAAAGAATTAGCCTTTGCTAGAAGTTATGGAGCATTTTATCCTAGTTTTTTGGTTGGTTTACCCGGAAGCAAAATGCCTGAGTGGTTGAGCTGTGAAGGCCCAGGAGATTTAATAGAAACTTCGTTCCCTCCTGGTTGCTTCAATAATATGTTCCTGGGTTTTGTTTTTTGTGCTATTCTAGAATTCAAGGCTCCTGTTGTTCATGTGCGGCATTTACAATTAAGATGTCGAAGCAGTTTCAAAAACAATAATGGCGACAGAGTCGCCATGTTTTCAAGTAAATATTTCTGTTTGGAAGATACCATAGAATCAGATCATGTGATCTTTTGGTACGATGGCCATGGCATTTTCTCTTTAGATTGGCTCAAACAAAATTGTGACATGGAGAACAAGGCAAAATTCGACCTCGAGCCTGAGAGTGTGGATATGACACAGTTGGAAGTGAAAAGGTTTGGGTTCCACTTGTTATATGACAAAGTTGAGCTAAACAAATGCAATCCTTACATATGCAGAGAAGCCAATTTTCTGGAGCAATTAGAAGAAACAGCAAATGCCAACAATAAGAGAAGCAGGGAAGACTTCTACTCCAGTAATATCAATGGCAACCAGGAGGTGGAAACACACCCTAAAAGATTGAGGCCAAACTTCTTTATGGAAGATTACTTTTCAAATGCTCAGGATGGGATTAACTACGATGCTACTATGGTTCCTTCAAGTTCTTCATGTGAATTTGCTCCCAAATTCTACAAATTTCTTTGAAATTCGTCCCTACTAATTGTGGATAACTAGGGTTTGCGGCTCTCTTTCCCTGTAAGTCACCTCCATTTTTGTATTTTTACattcttttgatattttgatacatGACAATGTTTTGGCATTCAAATTCTTACGTATCTAATCTAATTAAAATGCTATTAAtgatgatttgaaatttgaatgagattcttcggtttaaatcaaaaaattaaaccaaattgattttattttattttttcagcttaattattttttcagttttaattagaatttaaaaaaattttcggtATTATGATTTAGATCGgttgttaaattaaaaaactgACGGCAGACACTTCTCCATCTTCGCATACATCTCTAATTCGcattctatttcttcttcttttgccccTATCACCATCAGCAAGCTGCGTTGACATTGGTAATTTATTTTGCCCCTATCATCATCATCTGGCGAGTCTTACGAGCCCATCTCTCGCGACTTCAGTGGCGTCTTCTAGACTCACTCTACGCCAACCCCGGCCTTCTCCATCTCGCCCGTACGTTTCCAGAGTCGTTTCCGATGCCAACCCTTGTGATTTTGTTATTTTTGG of the Hevea brasiliensis isolate MT/VB/25A 57/8 unplaced genomic scaffold, ASM3005281v1 Scaf32, whole genome shotgun sequence genome contains:
- the LOC110662918 gene encoding disease resistance-like protein CSA1, whose product is MPRGIKYLDLSGSGVEEWSPSSIQFFDNHVFVNISHCENLRSLPRIIYCNTFSALDIRFCPNLIMAPQIMEMLNEIASLIWFTLFKISGSRWHCTCRNSPDIVSLSSLELLSLRDAPIEELPSSIGCLSSLVSLNLQRCKKLKSLPNSICELKCLKTLLLSGCSNLEKLPPLYGLCSLKNLYLDGTALVKIPLDIFSLLSLRVLFLNDTPIEELPSSIGYELNFCNCVNLDQNARGTIMADAIQRIKELAFARSYGAFYPSFLVGLPGSKMPEWLSCEGPGDLIETSFPPGCFNNMFLGFVFCAILEFKAPVVHVRHLQLRCRSSFKNNNGDRVAMFSSKYFCLEDTIESDHVIFWYDGHGIFSLDWLKQNCDMENKAKFDLEPESVDMTQLEVKRFGFHLLYDKVELNKCNPYICREANFLEQLEETANANNKRSREDFYSSNINGNQEVETHPKRLRPNFFMEDYFSNAQDGINYDATMVPSSSSCEFAPKFYKFL